In one Diabrotica virgifera virgifera chromosome 5, PGI_DIABVI_V3a genomic region, the following are encoded:
- the LOC126885430 gene encoding putative uncharacterized protein DDB_G0277255, which yields MDQRHGQYPRQIKTFCLYLNEGSCEEYSVASVKMVFGEGSSTTRYTTDINKNLAFNVIMSFRLKKIQQLLKQQQSTNEDASTEQFMSDYTVSVFECENGTPKNMLDNDEQQNKQEYETNVSEMDNEFFYDKNIAVSGVSKLTSSSSSSSSCCSRCSSRSSSSSSSSSSSEDCEDIINDQNYVPKSDEESEECDKENHDDGNNEPIKPYQQTKTFLFLLHPQRKARNVNGILKTG from the exons atggatcagaggcacGGACAATATCCAAGGCAGAtcaaaaccttctgcttatatttgaacgaaggatcctgcgAGGAATATTcagtggcatctgtgaaaatggtgtttggagaAGGAAGTTCAACTAcaaggtataccacagatataaacaaaaatttg GCTTTCAACGTAATAATGTCCTTTCGCCTAAAAAAGATTCAGCAGCTTTTAAAGCAGCAGCAATCTACCAATGAGGATGCATCGACCGAACAGTTTATGTCTGACTACACAGTTTCTGTTTTTGAATGTGAAAATGGTACCCCAAAGAATATGCTCGACAATGATGAACAACAAAACAAACAAGAATATGAAACAAACGTTTCAGAGATGGACAATgagttttttt ATGATAAGAATATAGCTGTTTCTGGAGTTTCTAAGTTAACAAGTTCTTCATCATCTTCAAGCAGCTGTTGTAGTAGGTGTTCCAGCAGGTCTTCCAGTAGTAGTAGCTCTTCATCGTCCTCTGAAGATTGTGAAGACATAATTAACGATCAGAACTATGTACCAAAGAGTGATGAAGAATCAGAAGAGTGTGATAAAGAAAACCACGACGACGGTAATAATGAGCCTATCAAACCTTATCAGCAAACGAAGACATTCCTATTCTTGTTACACCCCCAAAGAAAGGCAAGAAACGTCAACGGAATACTGAAAACTGGATGa